A region of Candidatus Auribacterota bacterium DNA encodes the following proteins:
- a CDS encoding aspartate kinase, which translates to MGIVVHKYGGTSVADPERIKNVARRVARAKQDGDSLVVVVSAMGDTTDALIALAHKVARAPSDRELDMLMSTGEQITAALLTMSLHDMGVSAISFTGTQVGIITDSVHRKAKIVEISTERIMEEMDRGAVVVVAGFQGVDSEDNITTLGRGGSDTTAVALAAALRADVCKIYKDVEGVYTADPRIVPDAKKIDRVSYDEMLEMASLGAQVLQSRAVEFAKKYGVRVEVLSSFTDAPGTILAEEVEEMEDMVIRGVTVGRGEAKLTILHVPDRPGIAAAIFGAMSDANINVDMIIQNVSAEGFTDVSFTVSRDDLKTAVATLEKVSAKIGAKGVTSDADIAKVSVVGVGMKSHKGVASTMFSTLAKEKINIEMISTSEIKISCVVDAADADRAARALHAAFGLGKGK; encoded by the coding sequence ATGGGCATCGTCGTTCACAAATATGGCGGCACATCGGTCGCCGACCCGGAGAGGATTAAAAATGTCGCGCGCAGGGTCGCCCGGGCGAAACAGGACGGCGATAGCCTCGTGGTGGTTGTCTCGGCGATGGGGGATACGACGGACGCGCTGATCGCGCTCGCGCACAAAGTTGCCCGAGCTCCCTCCGACAGGGAGCTCGATATGCTGATGTCCACGGGCGAGCAGATCACCGCGGCGCTCCTCACCATGTCCCTCCACGACATGGGCGTGAGCGCGATCTCTTTCACGGGGACGCAGGTCGGCATCATCACCGACAGTGTCCACCGGAAGGCAAAAATCGTTGAGATCAGCACCGAGAGGATTATGGAGGAGATGGACCGCGGTGCGGTCGTTGTCGTGGCGGGGTTTCAGGGTGTGGATTCAGAGGACAACATCACCACGCTGGGCAGGGGAGGCTCGGACACCACCGCGGTCGCCCTCGCCGCCGCCCTCAGGGCGGACGTCTGTAAAATCTACAAGGACGTGGAGGGTGTCTATACCGCAGACCCGCGGATTGTCCCCGACGCGAAGAAGATTGACCGGGTCAGCTACGACGAGATGCTCGAGATGGCGAGCCTGGGAGCCCAGGTGCTCCAGTCAAGAGCCGTGGAGTTCGCCAAGAAGTACGGCGTCAGGGTGGAGGTGCTCTCCAGTTTCACCGATGCGCCGGGAACGATTCTGGCCGAGGAGGTGGAAGAGATGGAAGACATGGTCATACGGGGAGTGACGGTGGGCCGCGGCGAGGCGAAGCTGACGATTCTCCACGTGCCCGACCGTCCCGGCATCGCGGCCGCGATTTTCGGCGCGATGTCGGACGCCAATATCAACGTGGACATGATCATACAGAACGTGAGCGCGGAGGGATTCACGGACGTTTCCTTCACGGTCTCGCGCGACGACCTGAAGACGGCGGTGGCAACGCTCGAGAAGGTCTCCGCGAAAATCGGCGCGAAGGGCGTGACGTCGGACGCCGACATCGCCAAGGTATCCGTGGTGGGCGTCGGGATGAAGAGCCACAAGGGGGTGGCGTCAACGATGTTCTCCACACTCGCGAAGGAGAAGATCAACATCGAGATGATTTCCACGAGCGAGATAAAGATTTCCTGCGTGGTCGACGCCGCGGACGCCGACCGCGCCGCGCGGGCGCTCCACGCCGCCTTCGGGCTGGGGAAAGGTAAATAG
- a CDS encoding cofactor-independent phosphoglycerate mutase, with protein sequence MKYAILIGDGMADYPLIELRNRTPLEVARTPNMDFLAREGVGGLVRTIPHDMEPGSDVANLSIMGVDPTRYYTGRGPLEAASMGIEMGGDDLAFRCNLVTVADDLMVDYSGGHISSGEGRLLIELLSEKFAGRGVRFFPGVSYRDLMLVSEQLLQEDGGPLHCVPPHDIIGHPIREHFPTGKGSRFLREIMQASYLILSQHVVNKVKIDLRENPANMIWLWGGGKKPSFGTFGEEHGLSGAVISAVDLLKGIGKLLGFEVIDVPGATGYYDTDYSGKAGAALSALGRVDCVLVHVEAADEAGHNGDRTEKVRAIQNFDAKVVGTILDGLRDAGDFRIMVLPDHATPLSVRTHVADPVPFCICGTGISPDGMEAFNEKAAAKGSLNISEGWHLLDHLLAV encoded by the coding sequence ATGAAATACGCAATCCTCATTGGTGATGGGATGGCGGATTACCCGCTCATCGAGCTGCGGAACCGTACGCCGCTTGAAGTTGCGCGGACGCCGAACATGGATTTCCTGGCGAGAGAAGGCGTCGGAGGCCTGGTGCGCACCATCCCCCACGATATGGAACCAGGGAGTGATGTCGCCAACCTCTCCATCATGGGAGTTGATCCCACCCGATACTACACGGGGAGGGGCCCGCTCGAGGCCGCGAGCATGGGGATCGAGATGGGGGGAGATGATCTCGCCTTCCGCTGCAACCTTGTCACCGTCGCGGATGACCTCATGGTGGATTACAGCGGGGGACATATCTCTTCAGGAGAGGGGAGGCTGCTGATCGAGCTCCTGAGCGAGAAATTCGCCGGGAGGGGCGTGCGTTTCTTCCCCGGCGTGAGCTATAGGGACCTGATGCTCGTTTCCGAGCAGCTGCTCCAGGAAGACGGCGGACCGTTGCACTGTGTCCCCCCTCACGATATCATTGGTCACCCGATACGGGAGCATTTTCCCACCGGGAAGGGGAGCCGTTTCCTGCGTGAAATCATGCAGGCGTCCTATTTGATTTTGTCCCAGCACGTGGTCAACAAGGTGAAAATTGACCTCCGAGAGAATCCGGCGAACATGATCTGGCTCTGGGGCGGCGGGAAGAAGCCTTCATTCGGGACATTCGGAGAGGAGCACGGTCTCAGCGGCGCGGTGATATCGGCCGTGGATCTCTTGAAGGGCATCGGGAAACTGCTCGGCTTCGAGGTCATCGATGTCCCCGGCGCCACAGGGTACTACGACACGGATTACTCAGGGAAGGCGGGGGCGGCGCTCAGCGCCCTTGGACGGGTGGATTGCGTTCTCGTGCATGTCGAGGCCGCGGACGAGGCCGGCCACAATGGGGATCGCACGGAAAAAGTGCGCGCGATCCAGAACTTCGACGCCAAGGTCGTCGGAACAATTCTGGACGGCCTGCGGGATGCCGGGGATTTCAGGATCATGGTGCTCCCGGACCACGCGACCCCTCTCTCGGTGAGGACGCACGTGGCAGATCCCGTCCCCTTCTGCATCTGCGGCACCGGCATCAGCCCGGACGGGATGGAGGCTTTCAATGAGAAGGCTGCGGCAAAAGGCTCGCTGAACATCAGTGAGGGGTGGCATCTCCTCGACCATCTCTTGGCAGTATAA
- the cimA gene encoding citramalate synthase encodes MKTVKLYDTTLRDGTQAEGINFSSADKLLIARKLDEFGIHYIEGGWPGSNPKDIEFFQEVRSLKLKKSRVAAFGSTRRAGTAVAQDINVIRLREANTPVVTIFGKSWMLHVTDVLRTTADENLTMIGDTVRYFKKLGKEVIYDAEHFFDGYEDNPDYALKTLLAAAEAGADTIALCDTNGGTLPLRLAAIMREIAERVTTPLGIHAHNDSGMGVANSLVAVGEGAVHVQGTINGYGERCGNANLVSIIPGLVLKMGVSCIDRKRLSSLTELSRYVDEIANMAPDSRAPYVGTSAFAHKGGVHADAVLKNSRGYEHIEPGLVGNSRRILVSELSGRASVFMKSRDMRLGLKKDEPALKKVLAIIKELESEGYEFEAAEGSFKLLVEKAMERHTPFFDLEGFRVSVEKRRDGQLISEATIKVKVGGVFEHTAAEGDGPVNALDNALRKALTPFYPSIAEVQLADYKVRVLNVKAGTAARVRVLIESRDREEMWGTVGVSENIIEASWQALVDSVEYKLMKDKARPRAPRPK; translated from the coding sequence ATGAAAACGGTAAAACTTTATGACACGACCCTTCGTGATGGCACTCAGGCCGAGGGGATAAATTTTTCCAGCGCGGACAAACTGCTCATCGCCCGGAAGCTTGATGAGTTCGGCATCCACTACATCGAGGGCGGCTGGCCGGGTTCCAACCCGAAGGATATCGAGTTCTTCCAGGAGGTGAGATCGCTCAAACTAAAGAAGTCCCGCGTCGCGGCATTCGGCAGCACGCGCCGAGCCGGGACAGCCGTGGCGCAGGATATCAATGTCATCAGGCTCCGCGAAGCGAACACGCCCGTGGTAACCATCTTCGGCAAGAGCTGGATGCTGCATGTGACGGACGTGCTCAGGACGACGGCGGACGAAAATCTCACTATGATCGGTGACACCGTGCGGTACTTCAAGAAGCTCGGCAAAGAGGTGATCTACGACGCCGAGCACTTTTTTGACGGGTACGAGGACAATCCTGACTATGCCCTGAAGACGCTCCTCGCAGCGGCAGAGGCCGGTGCTGACACCATCGCCCTCTGCGATACAAACGGCGGGACATTGCCGCTCAGGCTCGCGGCGATCATGCGAGAGATAGCGGAGAGAGTCACGACGCCGCTCGGCATCCATGCGCACAACGACTCCGGCATGGGGGTCGCCAACTCCCTCGTCGCCGTCGGCGAGGGGGCGGTCCACGTCCAGGGAACGATCAACGGCTACGGGGAGCGATGCGGCAACGCCAATCTGGTGAGCATCATTCCGGGCCTCGTTCTCAAAATGGGCGTCTCCTGCATTGACCGAAAACGGCTCTCGTCGCTCACGGAACTCTCCCGGTACGTTGATGAGATCGCCAATATGGCGCCCGACTCCCGGGCCCCCTACGTCGGCACAAGCGCATTCGCCCACAAGGGGGGCGTGCATGCCGACGCGGTGCTGAAAAATTCCCGGGGCTATGAGCATATCGAGCCGGGGCTGGTGGGGAACAGCCGCCGGATCCTCGTCTCGGAGCTGTCGGGGAGGGCAAGTGTGTTTATGAAGTCCAGGGACATGCGCCTTGGCCTGAAGAAGGACGAACCCGCGCTGAAGAAAGTGCTTGCGATCATCAAGGAGCTCGAGAGCGAAGGGTATGAATTTGAAGCGGCTGAGGGATCCTTCAAGCTGCTCGTGGAAAAGGCGATGGAGCGCCACACGCCCTTCTTTGACCTCGAGGGTTTCCGTGTGAGCGTGGAAAAACGCAGGGATGGCCAGCTCATCTCGGAGGCGACGATCAAGGTGAAGGTGGGGGGCGTGTTCGAGCACACCGCCGCCGAGGGGGACGGCCCCGTCAACGCCCTGGACAACGCCCTTCGCAAGGCGCTGACGCCGTTCTATCCGTCCATCGCGGAGGTGCAGCTCGCTGACTACAAGGTCAGGGTGCTCAACGTGAAGGCCGGGACGGCCGCCAGGGTGCGCGTGCTCATCGAGTCCAGGGATAGGGAGGAGATGTGGGGAACGGTGGGCGTTTCAGAGAACATTATCGAGGCGAGCTGGCAGGCGCTGGTGGACAGCGTCGAGTACAAGCTCATGAAGGATAAAGCTCGTCCCAGGGCGCCCCGTCCGAAATAG